From Phaeodactylum tricornutum CCAP 1055/1 chromosome 11, complete sequence, one genomic window encodes:
- a CDS encoding predicted protein, translating into MIKITAATLALLLTSLWSTKTDAWTSTSPAFAATRRSLNTRLYDIHGSDDKIKSPFEASSDAAENLIDGARDASEKASNAANNAKAKADHEREAVVQNAKDAFQETQDFAESRAQDMESNAEQAKGKAQDILEDTTNDAEQATKDAQHFVDRKRQDTQDFFSEKAEDATEFAQDKTGETKDAFRDAADKTRNAVDKSFGTEKK; encoded by the coding sequence ATGATCAAGATAACGGCCGCAACCCTCGCTCTATTGCTTACTTCTCTTTGGTCGACCAAAACTGACGCTTGGACATCGACCTCGCCAGCGTTTGCTGCAACACGACGTTCCCTCAACACTCGTTTGTACGACATCCACGGGTCAGACGACAAAATCAAGTCTCCCTTCGAAGCCAGCTCAGATGCTGCTGAAAATCTTATCGATGGCGCACGCGATGCATCGGAGAAAGCGTCGAACGCGGCCAACAatgccaaggccaaggcggACCATGAAAGAGAGGCTGTTGTGCAAAACGCTAAAGACGCTTTTCAAGAGACGCAGGACTTCGCGGAGTCCAGGGCTCAAGATATGGAAAGCAATGCGGAACAAGCTAAGGGGAAGGCGCAGGATATCTTAGAGGATACCACCAATGATGCGGAACAAGCCACCAAGGACGCTCAGCATTTCGTTGATAGGAAGCGTCAAGATACGCAAGACTTTTTCAgcgaaaaagcagaagaCGCTACTGAGTTTGCACAGGATAAAACTGGAGAAACCAAGGATGCTTTTCGTGATGCAGCGGACAAGACCAGAAATGCGGTCGACAAAAGTTTTGGAACGGAAAAGAAATAA
- a CDS encoding predicted protein: protein MIKNLIFPLFALGSALHISNAWAPTSVSLLGRNREITPLSLLSATDSVDGNNDAIKDTVYDATDDVQDAAENAADDLGDSAKDTSDSFANAAEDASENVAEAAEGAKENIDPDQAFDDKSTWSKVKETAGDAKDYVQQKASNAKDKVKDMASAAKEKAIDVKDAAVGGSDD from the coding sequence ATGATCAAAAATCTTATTTTCCCCCTCTTTGCGTTAGGATCAGCCCTACACATCTCAAACGCGTGGGCTCCTACTTCAGTATCGCTCCTCGGCAGGAATCGAGAAATTACTCCCTTATCTCTTCTTTCTGCTACTGACTCGGTTGACGGGAATAATGACGCTATAAAAGACACAGTTTACGACGCAACAGATGACGTCCAAGATGCTGCTGAAAACGCAGCTGACGACCTCGGGGACTCTGCCAAGGACACTTCGGATAGTTTCGCAAACGCAGCCGAGGACGCCTCGGAAAATGTCGCGGAAGCCGCAGAAGGTGCAAAAGAAAACATTGATCCGGACCAGGCCTTCGATGACAAGAGCACCTGGTCTAAGGTCAAAGAGACCGCTGGCGATGCCAAAGACTATGTGCAACAGAAGGCTAGCAATGCTAAAGACAAAGTTAAAGATATGGCGTCTGCCGCGAAAGAGAAGGCAATTGATGTCAAGGATGCCGCTGTTGGTGGGAGCGACGACTAG